The Myxococcota bacterium genome has a segment encoding these proteins:
- a CDS encoding Mur ligase family protein, with translation MPDSPSARGPQRIHFVAIGGTGMGALAGLCKRRGLAVTGSDKKLYPPMSTKLEEWGIEVDEGFAARHVTSRDPDLVVIGNAVRKDNPEAKATIRAGLPYMSFPDALFALAMRDKRRIVVAGTHGKTTTTTMIASMLHHLGRDPSFLIGGIPVEFGDSFRDGGGEDFVVEGDEYDTAFFDKTPKFLHYEPDLLVITSVEFDHADIYRDLDHVKEAFRTLVARMPADGIVFAATDQEGVADVVRDAPCRVVSYGVDRDGAPSQAEYRGTSVTVGPHGTGFQLTLPREDGLHAFGVGIRAAGHFNAENAVAALAIADVLGLPMLEASAAMAKYQGVKRRMEVRGVARGVVVVDDFAHHPTAVTVSVAAARERFRARKLFAVFEPRTNTSRRALFQDAYGQAFGPADCTVVKRVDTGDPIYSATGRVEEFFSADILVQRIHSKGREAIAFSTVEEIVEFLAREAQAGDVVLVMSNGSFDGIFDKLFAALGGPDPGGYRELMLREERALARLNAISSEAYARRRDFGE, from the coding sequence TTGCCGGATAGCCCGAGCGCGCGCGGCCCGCAGCGCATCCACTTCGTCGCGATCGGCGGCACCGGGATGGGCGCGCTCGCCGGTCTGTGCAAGCGGCGCGGCCTCGCGGTCACGGGCTCGGACAAGAAGCTCTATCCGCCCATGAGCACGAAGCTCGAGGAGTGGGGCATCGAGGTCGACGAGGGCTTCGCGGCCCGTCACGTCACGAGCCGCGACCCGGACCTCGTCGTGATCGGCAACGCCGTGCGCAAGGACAACCCGGAGGCGAAGGCGACGATCCGCGCCGGCCTCCCCTACATGTCCTTCCCCGATGCGCTCTTCGCGCTCGCGATGCGCGACAAGCGGCGCATCGTCGTCGCCGGGACCCACGGCAAGACGACGACGACGACGATGATCGCGTCGATGCTCCATCATCTCGGGCGCGACCCGTCGTTCCTGATCGGCGGAATCCCGGTCGAGTTCGGCGACAGCTTCCGCGACGGCGGGGGCGAGGACTTCGTCGTCGAGGGCGACGAGTACGACACCGCGTTCTTCGACAAGACGCCGAAGTTCCTCCACTACGAGCCCGACCTGCTCGTGATCACGTCCGTCGAGTTCGACCACGCCGACATCTACCGCGACCTCGACCACGTGAAGGAGGCGTTCCGCACGCTCGTCGCGCGCATGCCGGCCGACGGCATCGTCTTCGCCGCGACCGACCAGGAGGGCGTCGCCGACGTCGTGCGCGACGCGCCGTGCCGCGTCGTCTCGTACGGCGTCGATCGCGACGGCGCGCCGTCGCAGGCCGAGTACCGCGGCACGTCGGTGACGGTCGGGCCGCACGGCACGGGCTTCCAGCTGACGCTCCCGCGCGAGGACGGCCTCCACGCCTTCGGCGTCGGCATCCGCGCGGCGGGCCACTTCAACGCCGAGAACGCCGTCGCCGCGCTCGCGATCGCCGACGTGCTCGGGCTCCCGATGCTCGAGGCGTCGGCCGCGATGGCGAAGTACCAGGGCGTGAAGCGGCGCATGGAGGTGCGCGGCGTCGCGCGCGGCGTCGTCGTGGTCGACGACTTCGCGCACCACCCGACGGCGGTGACGGTGTCGGTCGCGGCCGCGCGCGAGCGCTTCCGCGCGCGCAAGCTCTTCGCCGTCTTCGAGCCGCGCACGAACACGAGCCGCCGCGCGCTCTTCCAGGACGCCTACGGCCAGGCGTTCGGCCCCGCCGACTGCACCGTCGTGAAGCGCGTCGACACGGGCGACCCGATCTACAGCGCGACCGGCCGCGTCGAGGAGTTCTTCTCGGCCGACATCCTCGTCCAGCGCATCCACTCGAAGGGTCGGGAGGCGATCGCGTTCTCGACGGTGGAGGAGATCGTCGAGTTCCTGGCGCGCGAGGCGCAGGCCGGCGACGTCGTGCTGGTGATGAGCAACGGCAGCTTCGACGGCATCTTCGACAAGCTGTTCGCCGCGCTCGGCGGCCCCGACCCGGGCGGCTATCGCGAGCTCATGCTGCGCGAGGAGCGCGCGCTCGCGCGCCTGAACGCGATCTCGAGCGAGGCCTACGCGCGGCGGCGCGACTTCGGCGAGTGA
- a CDS encoding nuclear transport factor 2 family protein yields MSETTNANEELARRAWSAVSRGDTETLAQILAPDVVWHATGANPWRGDHEGVDEVVGYLVRIGEMTASFDATLVDVLASGERVAIVFRAKLERGSRRIDVGYLLLARVANGRAAEVWTVPLDPAALVDFWMDA; encoded by the coding sequence ATGTCCGAGACGACGAACGCCAACGAGGAGCTCGCGCGCCGCGCCTGGAGCGCGGTGTCGCGCGGCGACACCGAGACGCTCGCGCAGATCCTCGCCCCCGACGTGGTGTGGCACGCGACGGGCGCCAACCCGTGGCGCGGCGACCACGAGGGCGTCGACGAGGTGGTCGGCTACCTCGTCCGCATCGGCGAGATGACGGCGAGCTTCGACGCGACGCTCGTCGACGTGCTCGCGAGCGGCGAACGCGTCGCGATCGTGTTCCGCGCGAAGCTCGAGCGCGGCTCGCGCCGCATCGACGTCGGGTACCTGCTGCTCGCGCGCGTCGCGAACGGTCGCGCGGCCGAGGTGTGGACGGTGCCGCTCGACCCGGCCGCGCTCGTCGACTTCTGGATGGACGCGTGA
- a CDS encoding GDSL-type esterase/lipase family protein: protein MATSSGVHARRWPRRLAIAAGVAIALAAAGAVAVRVFFARAAEASFWEDEIEAFEAADRASMPAPGAVLFVGSSSIRMWDTLERDMAPVRVLNRGFGGAHMDHVVAFAPRIVAPYAPSAIVVYAGDNDIGAGASADRVVADFERLVAFVRDGGSRAPIAFVAIKPSRLRWELWPRMRAANERIAALAAADPSLSYVDIATPMLALRAPGEEDGPPPGTLFRFDGLHLSAAGYAVWTRVVRDALDAMLGDALPKVEAR from the coding sequence ATGGCGACGAGCTCCGGAGTGCACGCGCGCCGCTGGCCGCGGCGGCTCGCGATCGCGGCCGGCGTCGCGATCGCGCTCGCCGCGGCCGGTGCCGTCGCCGTGCGCGTCTTCTTCGCGCGCGCGGCCGAGGCGTCGTTCTGGGAGGACGAGATCGAGGCCTTCGAGGCGGCCGACCGCGCGTCGATGCCCGCGCCCGGGGCCGTGCTCTTCGTCGGCAGCTCGAGCATCCGCATGTGGGACACGCTCGAGCGCGACATGGCGCCCGTGCGCGTGCTCAACCGCGGCTTCGGCGGCGCGCACATGGACCACGTCGTCGCGTTCGCGCCGCGCATCGTCGCGCCCTATGCCCCCTCCGCGATCGTCGTGTACGCCGGCGACAACGACATCGGCGCGGGCGCCTCGGCGGACCGCGTGGTCGCCGACTTCGAGCGCCTCGTCGCCTTCGTGCGCGACGGCGGGAGCCGCGCGCCGATCGCGTTCGTCGCGATCAAGCCGTCGCGCCTGCGCTGGGAGCTGTGGCCGCGGATGCGCGCCGCGAACGAGCGCATCGCGGCGCTCGCGGCGGCCGACCCCTCGCTCTCCTACGTCGACATCGCGACGCCGATGCTCGCGCTGCGCGCGCCGGGCGAGGAGGACGGCCCGCCGCCGGGGACGCTCTTCCGGTTCGACGGCCTCCACCTCTCGGCGGCGGGCTATGCGGTGTGGACGCGCGTCGTCCGCGACGCGCTCGACGCGATGCTCGGCGACGCGCTTCCGAAGGTCGAGGCTCGTTAG
- a CDS encoding cytochrome c, which translates to MLALALLAIASPRILHAAGADPSSPSAVLRFERDGALVRALPLAALRAACPTERVDVDDPYYHRAMSFFALPFPCVFEAGFGAPLASSAREDFSLRALDGYARPVAGAQLAEPGAWLAFADASLTPRAALDADPPALRFAPITRRELDPAPFYLVWTGAEQNDPHRHPWPFQLVTIDEVPFARRHPHTVPTGEPPGSPAQRGFSLFRSQCIACHAINGEGGAVGPDLNVPRSIVEYRPVAQIRAFIRDPRTFRYSAMPAHPGLTDADLDALVAYFRAMSARKHDPGGAGRAAPDAGGE; encoded by the coding sequence GTGCTCGCGCTCGCGCTCCTCGCGATCGCGTCGCCGCGCATCCTACACGCGGCGGGGGCAGATCCGTCGTCGCCGTCCGCCGTCCTGCGCTTCGAGCGCGACGGTGCGCTCGTGCGGGCGCTTCCGCTCGCCGCACTGCGCGCCGCGTGCCCGACCGAGCGCGTCGACGTCGACGACCCCTACTACCACCGCGCGATGTCGTTCTTCGCGCTCCCGTTCCCGTGCGTCTTCGAGGCGGGCTTCGGCGCCCCGCTCGCGTCGTCCGCGCGCGAGGACTTCTCGCTGCGCGCCCTCGACGGCTACGCCCGCCCCGTCGCGGGCGCGCAGCTCGCCGAGCCGGGCGCGTGGCTCGCGTTCGCGGACGCGTCGCTCACGCCGCGCGCCGCGCTCGACGCCGACCCGCCCGCGCTGCGCTTCGCGCCCATCACGCGGCGCGAGCTCGACCCGGCGCCCTTCTACCTCGTGTGGACCGGCGCCGAGCAGAACGACCCGCACCGCCATCCATGGCCGTTCCAGCTCGTCACGATCGACGAGGTGCCGTTCGCGCGCCGCCATCCGCACACCGTGCCGACGGGCGAGCCGCCGGGCTCGCCCGCGCAGCGCGGCTTCTCCCTCTTCCGCAGCCAGTGCATCGCCTGCCACGCGATCAACGGCGAGGGCGGCGCGGTCGGCCCCGACCTCAACGTGCCGCGGAGCATCGTCGAGTACCGGCCCGTCGCGCAGATCCGCGCCTTCATCCGCGATCCGCGCACGTTCCGCTACTCGGCGATGCCCGCGCACCCGGGGCTCACGGACGCGGACCTCGACGCGCTCGTCGCGTACTTCCGGGCGATGAGCGCGCGCAAGCACGACCCGGGCGGCGCGGGGCGCGCCGCTCCGGACGCGGGCGGCGAGTGA
- the thiD gene encoding bifunctional hydroxymethylpyrimidine kinase/phosphomethylpyrimidine kinase, translating into MSDPAVTSPTALSIAGSDPTGGAGLQADLQVFRAHGVHGAGVVTAITIQDTQRVHRSLPAFPNVVLEQLRVLLRDVAPAAVKIGMLATDDVARSVLLGLDALAPGTPIVLDPVLAASDGTALLERRAWATLCEIAQRAALVTPNVAEAGALTGRDASTRAGAEEAARVFALELGARAVLVKGGHRDGAPDDLLAVRGDDGTVALEWLPGERIDAGPVHGTGCALSSAVAARLARGEPLRDAVAGARAFVARAIAAARPIGRGARVLGLG; encoded by the coding sequence ATGTCCGATCCGGCCGTCACGTCTCCCACCGCGCTCTCGATCGCGGGCTCGGACCCGACCGGCGGCGCGGGACTGCAGGCCGATCTCCAGGTCTTCCGCGCGCACGGCGTGCACGGCGCGGGCGTCGTCACCGCGATCACGATCCAGGACACGCAGCGCGTGCACCGCTCGCTGCCCGCGTTCCCGAACGTCGTGCTCGAGCAGCTGCGCGTGCTGCTGCGCGACGTCGCCCCGGCCGCGGTGAAGATCGGAATGCTCGCGACCGACGACGTCGCGCGCAGCGTGCTGCTCGGACTCGACGCGCTCGCGCCCGGCACCCCCATCGTGCTCGACCCGGTGCTCGCGGCGAGCGACGGCACGGCGCTGCTCGAGCGCCGCGCATGGGCGACCTTGTGCGAGATCGCGCAGCGCGCGGCGCTCGTCACGCCGAACGTCGCGGAGGCCGGCGCGCTCACGGGGCGCGACGCGTCGACGCGCGCGGGCGCCGAGGAGGCGGCGCGCGTCTTCGCGCTCGAGCTCGGGGCGCGCGCGGTGCTCGTGAAGGGAGGCCATCGCGACGGCGCGCCCGACGACCTGCTCGCGGTCCGCGGCGACGACGGCACGGTCGCACTCGAGTGGCTCCCCGGCGAGCGCATCGACGCGGGCCCCGTCCACGGAACGGGCTGCGCGCTGTCGTCGGCCGTCGCCGCGCGCCTCGCGCGCGGCGAGCCGCTGCGCGACGCGGTCGCGGGAGCGCGCGCGTTCGTCGCGCGCGCGATCGCGGCCGCACGCCCGATCGGACGCGGCGCGCGCGTGCTGGGCCTCGGGTGA
- a CDS encoding Mrp/NBP35 family ATP-binding protein yields the protein MSVTESQVLDALRPIVDPDFQRSIVDLGFVKDVRIEAGAGGARVAFAIELTTPACPVKAEFERAAKERVEALPGVAEAAVTMTAQTRRAAPASPTAEALPGVRNTIAVASGKGGVGKSTTAINLAIALRETGATVGVLDADVYGPSLPLLTGARGRPTAVDKRIYPLEAHGLKLMSMGFFLTDDSPVIWRGPMVHGLVRQFLTDVEWGELDYLVVDCPPGTGDAALTLTQQAPLSGAVIVTTANDLSLIDARKGLAMFQKVNVPVLGIVENMSYFTPPEPELADRRYYIFGQGGGARIARELGVDFLGEVPIDPRVVETGDRGRPIVLDAPDSPAAQAFRELAGTVARKLAVLAETTPALADPNIVWVTNQS from the coding sequence ATGTCCGTCACCGAGAGCCAGGTGCTCGACGCGCTCCGCCCCATCGTCGACCCCGACTTCCAGCGCAGCATCGTCGACCTCGGGTTCGTGAAGGACGTCCGCATCGAGGCGGGCGCGGGCGGCGCGCGCGTCGCGTTCGCGATCGAGCTCACGACGCCCGCGTGCCCCGTGAAGGCCGAGTTCGAGCGCGCGGCGAAGGAGCGCGTCGAGGCGCTGCCGGGCGTCGCCGAGGCCGCCGTGACGATGACGGCGCAGACGCGGCGCGCCGCGCCCGCGAGCCCCACTGCCGAGGCGCTCCCGGGCGTGCGCAACACGATCGCCGTCGCGTCGGGCAAGGGCGGCGTCGGCAAGAGCACGACCGCGATCAACCTCGCCATCGCGCTGCGCGAGACGGGCGCGACGGTCGGCGTGCTCGACGCGGACGTGTACGGCCCCTCGCTCCCGCTGCTCACCGGCGCGCGCGGCCGGCCGACGGCCGTCGACAAGCGCATCTACCCGCTCGAGGCGCACGGCCTGAAGCTCATGTCGATGGGCTTCTTCCTGACGGACGACTCGCCCGTCATCTGGCGCGGCCCGATGGTGCACGGACTCGTGCGCCAGTTCCTCACCGACGTCGAGTGGGGCGAGCTCGACTACCTCGTCGTCGACTGCCCGCCCGGCACGGGCGACGCCGCGCTCACGCTGACGCAGCAGGCGCCGCTCTCGGGCGCCGTGATCGTGACGACCGCGAACGACCTGTCGCTGATCGACGCGCGCAAGGGCCTCGCGATGTTCCAGAAGGTGAACGTGCCGGTGCTCGGCATCGTCGAGAACATGTCGTACTTCACGCCGCCCGAGCCCGAGCTCGCGGATCGCAGGTACTACATCTTCGGCCAGGGCGGCGGCGCGCGGATCGCGCGGGAGCTCGGCGTCGACTTCCTCGGCGAGGTGCCGATCGACCCGCGCGTCGTCGAGACGGGCGACCGCGGCCGGCCGATCGTGCTCGACGCGCCCGACTCGCCCGCCGCGCAGGCGTTCCGCGAGCTCGCCGGCACGGTCGCGCGCAAGCTCGCGGTGCTGGCGGAGACGACGCCCGCGCTCGCCGACCCGAACATCGTCTGGGTGACGAACCAGAGCTGA
- a CDS encoding lipid-A-disaccharide synthase N-terminal domain-containing protein translates to MAEWLDGNPSGAWLALGLVGNAAFGARFLVQWIASERAGESVVPMAFWYLSIAGSLVLLVYAAHLRDPVFTLAYLPNSFVYLRNVALRRRARRQAAAPGARDVASRSTER, encoded by the coding sequence GTGGCGGAGTGGCTGGACGGCAACCCGTCGGGCGCGTGGCTCGCGCTCGGCCTGGTCGGCAACGCGGCCTTCGGCGCGCGCTTCCTCGTGCAGTGGATCGCCTCGGAGCGCGCGGGCGAGAGCGTCGTGCCGATGGCGTTCTGGTACCTGAGCATCGCGGGCTCGCTGGTGCTGCTCGTCTACGCGGCGCACCTGCGCGACCCCGTCTTCACGCTCGCCTACCTGCCGAACTCGTTCGTGTACCTGCGCAACGTGGCCCTGCGGCGGCGCGCCCGGCGTCAGGCGGCCGCGCCCGGCGCGCGCGACGTCGCCTCCCGCAGCACCGAGAGGTAG
- a CDS encoding fatty acid desaturase family protein, producing the protein MNAADTASPAPAPLANGPAAAHSAPSGPAPAARHRWHDALARDEIRALVEMDDARSWRTLAVNWGLVFGAMAVVAAWPNPLTVVAALCVIGTRQLGLAVVMHEAAHRSFLSDKRWNDAVASWLACYPVWSDLHAYRRYHMRHHARNWTEDDPDIGLATPFPITRASFRRKVVRDLTGRTGAKFVRFAARRDLGTEGGLAARLRRGLGNERFRGMLIANATLLGLLALAGHAWLYLLWVGAYLTTNTLVTRIRAIAEHAMPIDPANPLQNTRTTIARWWERLLIAPNFVNYHLEHHLLMTVPHYNLPRMHALLASRGVLDDALVARGYLSVLREATSRAPGAAA; encoded by the coding sequence ATGAACGCCGCCGACACCGCGTCGCCCGCCCCCGCCCCGCTCGCGAACGGGCCCGCCGCCGCGCACTCCGCGCCGTCCGGGCCCGCGCCCGCGGCGCGCCACCGCTGGCACGACGCGCTCGCGCGCGACGAGATCCGCGCACTCGTCGAGATGGACGACGCGCGCAGCTGGCGCACGCTCGCGGTGAACTGGGGCCTCGTGTTCGGCGCGATGGCGGTCGTCGCCGCGTGGCCGAACCCGCTTACGGTGGTCGCCGCGCTGTGCGTGATCGGGACGCGCCAGCTCGGGCTCGCCGTCGTGATGCACGAGGCCGCGCACCGCTCCTTCCTCTCGGACAAGCGCTGGAACGACGCCGTCGCGAGCTGGCTCGCCTGCTACCCGGTGTGGAGCGACCTCCACGCCTACCGCCGCTACCACATGCGCCACCACGCGCGGAACTGGACGGAGGACGACCCCGACATCGGGCTCGCGACGCCCTTCCCGATCACGCGCGCGAGCTTCCGGCGCAAGGTCGTGCGCGACCTGACGGGCCGCACCGGCGCGAAGTTCGTGCGCTTCGCCGCGCGGCGCGATCTCGGCACCGAGGGAGGCCTCGCGGCGCGCCTGCGCCGCGGGCTCGGCAACGAGCGCTTCCGCGGCATGCTGATCGCGAACGCGACGCTCCTCGGCCTGCTCGCGCTCGCCGGGCACGCGTGGCTCTACCTGCTGTGGGTGGGCGCCTATCTGACGACGAACACGCTCGTGACGCGCATCCGCGCGATCGCCGAGCACGCGATGCCGATCGACCCGGCGAACCCGCTGCAGAACACGCGCACCACGATCGCGCGCTGGTGGGAGCGGCTGCTGATCGCGCCGAACTTCGTGAACTACCACCTCGAGCACCATCTGCTCATGACCGTGCCGCACTACAACCTGCCGCGCATGCACGCGCTGCTCGCGTCGCGAGGCGTGCTCGACGACGCGCTGGTCGCGCGCGGCTACCTCTCGGTGCTGCGGGAGGCGACGTCGCGCGCGCCGGGCGCGGCCGCCTGA